One window from the genome of Paraclostridium sordellii encodes:
- a CDS encoding LytR/AlgR family response regulator transcription factor, protein MLKIAICEDEQSQRELVKNYINRSLLNKNYEIFEFKSGEELIANYPQKLDILFLDIQMEEINGMDTARTIRTFDNNVEIIFITGIWDYVQEGYEVRAYRYIIKPIGFDNFDSQLNLCIREIENKKRPSVVVTYKGEVNKIELGSIVYIETDNRNTLIHTNQRSYKSNMGINKIEKHLEGSTFFRCHNSFIINLEHINKIGQDSVFLGKYEVQVSRHKMKDLKIQFTSLLGDKL, encoded by the coding sequence ATGCTTAAAATAGCTATATGCGAAGATGAGCAATCACAAAGAGAATTAGTTAAAAATTATATAAATAGATCGCTTTTAAATAAAAATTATGAGATTTTTGAATTTAAAAGTGGAGAAGAATTAATAGCTAATTATCCACAAAAACTAGATATATTATTTCTTGATATACAGATGGAAGAAATCAATGGAATGGATACAGCAAGAACAATAAGAACATTTGATAATAATGTTGAAATTATTTTTATAACTGGAATTTGGGATTATGTTCAAGAAGGATATGAAGTAAGAGCATATAGGTACATTATAAAACCTATTGGATTTGATAACTTTGATTCTCAGTTAAATCTTTGTATAAGAGAAATAGAAAACAAAAAAAGGCCTAGTGTTGTTGTTACTTATAAGGGTGAAGTAAATAAAATAGAGTTAGGATCTATTGTATATATTGAAACAGATAATAGAAATACATTAATACATACAAATCAAAGAAGTTATAAATCTAATATGGGAATAAATAAAATAGAGAAACATTTAGAAGGATCAACATTCTTTAGATGTCACAATAGCTTTATAATAAATTTAGAACATATAAATAAAATAGGTCAAGATAGTGTTTTTTTAGGAAAATATGAGGTGCAAGTTAGCAGGCATAAAATGAAAGATTTAAAAATTCAATTTACTAGTCTTTTAGGAGATAAATTATGA
- a CDS encoding sensor histidine kinase: MIINKTFVALITSLSLTTIAWICFKILLDYISNQKTSRKIRFITFLLCVIASVISTTSLKPLIYIITGFLFYKTNYKETLFRSVIITSAFWILIVTLKTIGLAIILKISNLSDIEVSSYNYFSSLEIMTFSVLIFIATSVLYKYFKSYKYINKKHFIAIFFPICVNILSLSIVLVNKTNKVLGNDFINDFSVFFMGILMIFSNILMIFLFRKITRDNRIYIENKLMKEKMDMEYKYYMKVKENQDRVRQMYHDMKNHMACMQNLSNTGEGLNEYITEINTEIENCESCFNTGNLILDIVLNEKKGICLDKEIKFNAYIEFKKCGFIKVNDVCTIFSNLIDNAIEACDKLQEDKYISLKGSYINENFFVMKIENSKCNTIDIKGGNLITDKEDKLTHGIGLENVKRTIYSYDGEVDIKYDDKKFIVKILIPLPTMK, translated from the coding sequence ATGATAATAAATAAGACTTTCGTAGCTTTAATAACAAGTTTAAGTTTAACAACTATAGCATGGATATGTTTTAAAATCTTATTAGATTATATAAGTAATCAAAAAACATCAAGGAAAATAAGATTTATTACATTTTTATTATGTGTAATAGCTAGTGTGATATCTACAACTTCTCTAAAACCACTAATCTATATAATTACAGGATTTTTATTTTATAAAACAAATTATAAAGAAACTTTATTTAGATCAGTTATTATTACATCAGCATTTTGGATATTGATAGTTACATTGAAAACAATAGGATTAGCTATAATTTTAAAAATAAGTAACTTAAGTGATATTGAAGTTAGCTCGTATAATTATTTTTCAAGCTTAGAAATAATGACCTTTTCAGTTCTTATATTTATAGCAACTTCAGTGCTTTATAAGTACTTCAAATCATATAAATACATAAATAAAAAACATTTTATAGCAATATTTTTTCCAATATGTGTAAACATACTGAGTTTATCGATAGTTTTAGTTAATAAAACTAATAAAGTATTAGGAAATGATTTTATAAATGATTTTTCAGTTTTTTTTATGGGAATATTAATGATATTTTCTAATATATTAATGATATTTCTTTTTAGAAAGATAACAAGAGATAATCGTATTTATATAGAGAATAAACTTATGAAAGAAAAAATGGACATGGAATACAAATATTATATGAAAGTAAAAGAAAATCAAGATAGAGTAAGACAAATGTACCATGATATGAAAAATCATATGGCGTGCATGCAAAACTTATCTAACACAGGTGAAGGTCTTAATGAGTATATAACAGAGATAAATACTGAGATAGAAAATTGTGAAAGTTGTTTTAACACGGGAAATTTGATCTTAGATATAGTTCTTAATGAAAAGAAAGGAATTTGTTTAGATAAAGAAATTAAGTTTAATGCATATATAGAATTTAAAAAGTGTGGTTTTATTAAAGTTAATGACGTATGTACGATATTTTCAAACTTAATAGATAATGCTATAGAAGCTTGTGATAAACTACAGGAGGATAAATATATAAGTTTAAAAGGTTCTTATATAAATGAAAATTTCTTTGTAATGAAGATAGAAAACAGTAAGTGTAATACAATTGACATTAAAGGTGGCAATTTAATAACAGATAAAGAAGATAAATTAACCCATGGAATTGGATTAGAGAATGTAAAAAGGACTATTTATAGTTATGATGGAGAAGTTGATATAAAATATGATGATAAAAAATTTATTGTGAAAATATTAATTCCACTACCAACTATGAAGTAA
- the murJ gene encoding murein biosynthesis integral membrane protein MurJ, with the protein MSKIAKNTALIMILGVFCKVIGFGRDQALTALYGINGYGGIYLAVSSIPDIIFALVGTCIITTFIPMHYEIRSIDGEERANKFLNNVFNITIVVSLFITLFGMIFPDILVKVFAMGLKGSQFNTAVKFTQILMIGGFFTGISGVITAFLNINEEFVIPTIVSLPFNIISIISIFISVKTSPYVMVIGISIGLISKFLIQIIYAYKKGYRYKFKIDIKDKYLRKMMILLIPILIGVAVNQVNSAVDNSMATNFGVGCVSAISYAGKLNSFIMGIFTVSLTSVIYPKISELLVDKNKDGFVSIITKSINLVIIFILPVSAGAIILSSPIVSILFEKGRFDSNATYMTALALSGYSVGMIAYSLRDILGKIFYSLKDTKTPMINGIIAVILNIIMDIYFSKVFGYAGLTLATSISSIVCIITLFISLHKKAGYFGQDKIFSTLIKSLISVIIMSFTVKFVFNNMSNLIDIKIIDLSVSILAGGFVYLGLMYILKVDELNMILEIVIKYKEKLISSVKKEKSELI; encoded by the coding sequence ATGAGTAAGATAGCTAAAAATACTGCGTTAATAATGATATTAGGAGTATTTTGCAAGGTAATTGGATTTGGTAGAGATCAAGCTTTAACTGCATTATATGGGATTAATGGTTACGGAGGAATATATTTAGCTGTATCAAGTATTCCAGATATAATATTTGCTTTAGTTGGGACTTGTATAATAACTACATTTATACCTATGCACTATGAAATAAGAAGTATAGATGGAGAAGAAAGAGCAAATAAATTTTTAAACAATGTATTTAATATTACTATAGTTGTAAGTTTGTTTATAACTTTATTTGGTATGATTTTCCCAGATATTTTAGTAAAAGTATTTGCTATGGGACTTAAGGGAAGTCAATTTAATACTGCTGTTAAGTTTACTCAAATACTAATGATTGGTGGATTTTTTACAGGTATATCTGGAGTTATAACTGCATTTTTAAACATAAATGAAGAATTTGTAATACCAACTATAGTGAGCTTACCATTTAATATTATATCTATAATTTCAATTTTTATAAGTGTAAAAACAAGTCCTTACGTAATGGTTATAGGAATATCTATAGGATTAATATCTAAGTTTTTAATACAGATTATTTATGCCTATAAAAAGGGATATAGATACAAATTTAAAATAGATATAAAAGATAAGTATTTAAGAAAAATGATGATTTTACTAATACCTATTTTAATTGGAGTTGCAGTAAATCAAGTTAACTCAGCAGTAGATAATAGTATGGCAACTAATTTTGGAGTAGGCTGCGTATCTGCAATTAGTTATGCTGGAAAGTTAAATAGTTTCATAATGGGGATATTTACAGTATCATTGACATCAGTAATATATCCTAAAATTTCGGAGCTATTAGTTGATAAAAATAAGGATGGATTTGTAAGTATAATAACTAAAAGTATAAATTTAGTAATAATATTTATACTACCAGTATCTGCAGGGGCTATAATTTTATCAAGTCCTATAGTTAGTATTTTATTTGAGAAGGGAAGATTTGATAGTAATGCCACTTATATGACAGCATTGGCGTTGTCAGGGTATTCAGTTGGTATGATAGCTTACTCCCTTAGAGATATATTGGGAAAAATTTTCTACTCTCTAAAAGACACTAAAACACCTATGATAAATGGGATTATCGCTGTTATTTTAAACATAATTATGGATATTTATTTTTCAAAGGTTTTTGGATATGCAGGATTAACATTAGCAACAAGTATATCATCTATAGTGTGTATAATTACACTTTTTATCAGTTTACATAAAAAAGCTGGATATTTTGGTCAGGATAAGATTTTTTCTACTTTGATAAAGTCATTAATTTCTGTTATTATCATGAGTTTTACGGTTAAGTTTGTTTTTAACAATATGTCTAATTTAATAGATATAAAAATTATTGATTTATCAGTATCGATTTTAGCAGGAGGTTTTGTTTACTTAGGCCTAATGTATATACTAAAAGTAGATGAATTAAATATGATACTAGAGATTGTTATTAAATATAAGGAAAAATTAATATCTAGTGTAAAAAAAGAAAAGTCAGAGCTAATATAA